Proteins co-encoded in one Cydia splendana chromosome 11, ilCydSple1.2, whole genome shotgun sequence genomic window:
- the LOC134795012 gene encoding uncharacterized protein LOC134795012, translated as MAVLNINSEDLIALVQERGIIWDKPIEEYKNKHLKLAAWREICSLLVPDFEKLDEKERHKYGKLVVTKWTNLRDAWMRANKNEVQKSGAGAKTNKPYIYKEQMQFLKKIAEPNRTHDSVSERPTDVYSETGKSTDTNPEESLSSARRKRKLTDLDEKMCQFLDSRMSTDQGKDTKDHPMLSFFKGILPSVVSFDDDEILELQSGVLSLIQNIKKKRQNRVSSSNYSWQLQAREYMRAGYLSQSQNINPPGQQNTQSSASYGYSIGAVEPASPASNWSQHSQDSDFDFSQI; from the exons ATGGctgtacttaatataaattctGAAGATTTGATCGCACTTGTTCAGGAAAGAGGTATTATTTGGGACAAACCTATAGAAGAATATAAAAATAAGCATTTGAAGTTGGCTGCTTGGCGAGAAATTTGTTCCTTGCTCGTACCAGATTTTGAGAAGTTAGATGAAAAAGAAAGACATAAGTATG gtAAACTAGTTGTTACCAAGTGGACAAATTTGCGAGATGCTTGGATGAGAGCTAATAAAAATGAAGTCCAGAAATCTGGAGCTGGGGCGAAGACTAATAAGCCATATATATATAAAGAGCAAATgcaatttttaaaaaaaattgcggaACCGAATCGCACGCACGATTCTGTGAGCGAGCGTCCAACAGATGTATATTCAGAGACGGGCAAATCAACAGATACAAATCCAGAAGAATCACTATCAAGTGCACGTAGGAAGAGAAAACTCACAGACCTAGATGAAAAAATGTGCCAGTTTTTAGATAGCAGAATGTCAACAGACCAGGGTAAAGACACTAAAGACCATCCAATGCTCTCATTTTTCAAAGGTATTTTACCGAGCGTTGTGtcttttgatgatgatgaaattttAGAGCTTCAATCAGGCGTGCTATCATTAAtccaaaatataaaaaagaagCGTCAAAATCGTGTGTCCTCATCAAACTATAGTTGGCAATTACAGGCACGGGAATACATGCGAGCTGGATATTTGTCGCAAAGCCAGAATATTAATCCACCAGGACAACAGAACACGCAGTCATCAGCTTCATATGGCTATTCTATAGGCGCTGTCGAACCAGCATCACCTGCTTCTAATTGGTCTCAACATTCACAAGATTCGGACTTTGATTTTAGTCAAATTTAA